In Arthrobacter sp. CDRTa11, one DNA window encodes the following:
- a CDS encoding ROK family transcriptional regulator, with protein MNSSRSGGSLRNLRQSNSFHVLDLLASQGPMHRAEMARRANISRTTVTTITRDLMERGVLVELTERAEGGDDVDGRAGDQLAFSPEAGWIAGMSQVLDRICVRITDLMGQEVASADVPIGAKDDWRIRAEAAVHLLDKALKEAGGEREDLLGVGIGLPGQINPVDGIVHGALADQPWHGINAREELGRRLGVPVFIDNNVRLETIAEAKWGAGQGIQDLMYVNISSGIAAGFLFGGELYRGSVGGAGELGHVSIDVNGPACRCGNRGCLVLVAGTPAILGRLAPTLGEAATMDDVLAANAAGDRSAQNVLAEAGTMVGRLLANMCNLLNPTRIVVGGQTSLAGAVVLDPLRDGITRYALTPSAALEVVASDLGGGPEAGAAGGAALALSKLTTSPEMLSRLLDGAATPSGSARRRAQVAN; from the coding sequence GGCCAGGCGGGCTAACATCTCACGCACCACCGTCACCACCATCACCCGGGACCTGATGGAGCGCGGCGTCCTGGTGGAGCTCACCGAGCGGGCCGAGGGCGGGGATGACGTCGACGGCCGCGCCGGTGACCAGCTGGCCTTCAGCCCGGAAGCCGGCTGGATCGCGGGCATGAGCCAGGTCCTGGACCGGATCTGCGTCCGGATCACAGACCTGATGGGGCAGGAAGTGGCGTCAGCTGATGTGCCCATCGGCGCCAAGGATGATTGGCGTATCCGCGCGGAAGCCGCCGTCCACCTCCTGGACAAGGCACTCAAGGAGGCCGGAGGAGAGCGTGAGGACCTTCTCGGCGTCGGCATTGGCCTGCCTGGGCAGATTAACCCCGTGGATGGCATCGTGCATGGCGCGCTCGCGGATCAGCCCTGGCACGGCATCAACGCGCGGGAGGAACTGGGGCGCCGCCTGGGCGTTCCGGTGTTTATCGACAACAACGTGCGCCTTGAGACGATAGCCGAGGCGAAATGGGGTGCCGGGCAGGGAATCCAGGACCTGATGTACGTCAACATCTCCAGCGGAATCGCCGCCGGGTTCCTCTTCGGAGGGGAGCTCTACCGGGGCTCTGTTGGCGGCGCCGGGGAGTTGGGCCACGTTTCCATAGACGTCAACGGCCCGGCCTGCCGGTGCGGAAACCGCGGCTGCCTTGTCCTGGTGGCTGGCACCCCGGCCATCCTGGGCCGGCTGGCTCCCACGCTGGGCGAAGCGGCAACCATGGATGACGTGCTGGCCGCCAACGCCGCCGGAGACAGATCCGCCCAGAACGTCCTGGCCGAGGCCGGAACCATGGTGGGCCGTCTCCTGGCCAACATGTGCAACCTCCTGAACCCCACCCGCATTGTGGTGGGCGGCCAGACGTCCCTCGCCGGAGCGGTGGTCCTTGACCCGCTGCGTGACGGCATTACGCGCTATGCGCTCACCCCGTCGGCAGCCCTGGAAGTGGTTGCCTCGGATCTTGGCGGCGGTCCCGAGGCAGGTGCCGCCGGAGGTGCCGCACTTGCACTGTCAAAGCTGACCACCTCACCTGAAATGCTGAGCCGGCTCCTGGACGGGGCAGCAACCCCTTCGGGGTCCGCCCGGCGCCGGGCACAGGTGGCGAACTAG
- a CDS encoding alpha/beta hydrolase translates to MRRHKYQYGQDPSQWGELFLPEARPGHQLRGVVVVIHGGYWRSHYGAELGEPLAKDLAAHGMAAWNLEYRRAGNGGGWPHTFEDVLAGIDKLRDVAAAHSLELGPVVALGHSAGGHLAAWAAGRSKLEQLGMPDADRQVKRKENGDAVLLTGVVSQSGLLNLAEAEKLDLSSGAVSNLLGGSSSKYPVRHKYADPMSTIPLDLPVFAVHALADGDVPLSQSEAYAAAGRPPRAPQLVKVPGDHFSLIDPKSAAYKKCRELVQGLMA, encoded by the coding sequence GTGAGGCGGCACAAGTATCAGTACGGCCAGGATCCCAGCCAGTGGGGCGAGCTTTTCCTGCCCGAGGCACGGCCCGGACACCAGCTGCGGGGTGTGGTGGTGGTGATCCATGGAGGTTACTGGCGCTCGCACTACGGCGCCGAACTGGGGGAGCCGCTGGCCAAGGACCTGGCTGCCCACGGCATGGCCGCCTGGAACCTGGAATACCGCCGCGCCGGCAACGGTGGCGGCTGGCCCCACACCTTTGAAGACGTGCTTGCCGGAATCGACAAACTGCGGGACGTCGCCGCTGCCCATTCCCTGGAACTTGGCCCCGTGGTGGCGCTGGGCCATTCAGCCGGCGGCCACCTCGCCGCCTGGGCCGCCGGCCGGAGCAAGCTGGAGCAGCTGGGAATGCCCGACGCCGACCGCCAGGTCAAGCGGAAGGAGAACGGGGACGCTGTCCTGCTGACCGGCGTGGTGAGCCAGTCGGGGCTGCTGAACCTCGCCGAGGCCGAGAAACTGGACCTGAGCAGCGGTGCGGTCAGCAACCTGCTGGGCGGGTCCTCGTCGAAGTATCCCGTGCGGCACAAGTACGCGGATCCCATGAGCACCATCCCGCTGGACCTTCCGGTCTTTGCAGTCCACGCCCTGGCGGACGGGGATGTTCCGCTGAGCCAGTCCGAGGCATATGCGGCCGCCGGCCGGCCGCCACGAGCTCCGCAGCTGGTCAAGGTCCCGGGCGACCACTTCTCGCTCATCGATCCGAAGTCCGCCGCCTACAAAAAATGCCGGGAGCTGGTGCAGGGGCTGATGGCCTAG